One stretch of Filifactor alocis ATCC 35896 DNA includes these proteins:
- a CDS encoding glycerol dehydrogenase → MAKILFSPSKYVQGAGELAHLASHIESLGKTALIIITESGFKRVGEKIESSFKESNCSMEVCHFNGECSEVEVNRIIDKYVTNGSCDIIVGIGGGKIADTAKAVAYYTKKPVVVCPTIASTDAPCSALSVLYTEEGVFDKYLFLPQNPNMVMMDTEIISKSPVRLTVAGIGDALATYFEARACKISGATSCAGGKTTQAAMALASLCLDTLLKEGLKAKIALEAGACTDAVENIIEANTLLSGIEFESAGLAGAHAIHNGLTVLEECHHMYHGEKVAFGTVTQLVLENAEKEEIEKIYKFCIEIGLPVTLAQLGATDVTKEQLLEVAKAACVEGETIHNMPFEVTSEKVYNALLTADALGKYYLQKFAQ, encoded by the coding sequence ATGGCAAAAATTTTATTTAGTCCAAGTAAATATGTACAAGGTGCAGGAGAGCTTGCTCATTTAGCAAGTCATATCGAATCGTTGGGCAAAACTGCTCTTATCATTATTACTGAATCAGGTTTCAAAAGAGTCGGTGAAAAGATAGAAAGTAGTTTCAAAGAAAGCAATTGCAGTATGGAAGTTTGCCATTTTAATGGAGAGTGTTCTGAAGTAGAGGTAAATCGTATTATCGATAAATATGTTACAAACGGTTCTTGCGATATTATTGTTGGAATCGGTGGAGGAAAGATTGCTGATACAGCAAAAGCTGTTGCATACTATACCAAAAAACCTGTTGTAGTATGTCCAACTATCGCATCTACAGATGCTCCATGTAGTGCTTTATCCGTATTATACACAGAAGAAGGAGTATTTGATAAATATCTTTTCTTACCTCAAAACCCTAATATGGTTATGATGGATACCGAAATCATTTCAAAATCTCCGGTAAGACTTACCGTAGCAGGAATAGGCGATGCATTGGCAACTTACTTTGAAGCTCGTGCTTGCAAAATAAGCGGTGCAACTTCTTGTGCAGGCGGCAAAACAACTCAAGCTGCTATGGCGCTTGCATCTCTTTGCTTAGACACACTGTTAAAAGAAGGTTTGAAAGCTAAAATAGCTTTGGAAGCCGGCGCTTGTACAGATGCTGTTGAAAATATCATTGAAGCTAACACTTTATTAAGTGGAATCGAATTTGAATCAGCAGGACTGGCTGGAGCTCATGCAATTCACAACGGATTGACCGTATTAGAAGAATGTCACCACATGTATCATGGTGAAAAAGTTGCTTTTGGAACAGTAACTCAGTTAGTTTTGGAAAATGCCGAAAAAGAAGAAATTGAAAAAATCTACAAATTCTGTATTGAAATCGGGCTTCCTGTTACATTGGCTCAATTAGGAGCAACTGATGTTACCAAAGAACAACTGTTAGAAGTAGCAAAAGCTGCTTGTGTTGAAGGAGAAACAATTCATAACATGCCATTTGAGGTAACTTCTGAAAAAGTTTATAATGCTTTGCTTACAGCTGATGCATTAGGAAAATACTATTTACAAAAATTTGCACAATAA
- a CDS encoding Maff2 family mobile element protein, which produces MEFFTQAVDVLKVLVMAVGAGLGAWGVINLMEGYGNDNPGAKSQGVKQLMAGGGIVLIGLKLIPLLANVLK; this is translated from the coding sequence ATGGAATTTTTTACACAGGCAGTAGATGTACTGAAAGTATTGGTAATGGCGGTAGGAGCAGGACTCGGTGCGTGGGGCGTGATCAACCTGATGGAAGGTTACGGGAACGACAACCCCGGCGCAAAGAGCCAAGGCGTGAAGCAATTGATGGCGGGAGGCGGTATCGTCCTTATCGGCTTAAAACTCATTCCGCTTCTTGCCAATGTACTAAAGTAG
- a CDS encoding single-stranded DNA-binding protein has protein sequence MKQEMMNINANLVAEPIFSSFEKDGETVEVVNFALVKKYGKGKEYINCAAYGEKVETAKDFVKGDLIHIFGYFKEREKDGKTYKNFLVKSYNKIEKKENKEEE, from the coding sequence ATGAAGCAGGAAATGATGAACATCAATGCCAACTTGGTTGCAGAGCCTATTTTCTCAAGTTTTGAAAAAGACGGAGAAACGGTAGAAGTCGTTAATTTTGCACTTGTAAAGAAGTACGGGAAAGGCAAGGAATATATCAACTGTGCCGCTTACGGTGAAAAGGTGGAAACAGCGAAAGACTTTGTAAAAGGCGATCTCATTCATATCTTTGGATATTTCAAAGAGCGTGAAAAAGACGGTAAGACTTACAAAAACTTTTTAGTAAAGTCATACAACAAAATTGAAAAGAAAGAAAACAAGGAGGAAGAATAA
- a CDS encoding CD1845 family protein, with translation MRWIIKIILFPISLLLSILTAFLTFLLSVGTAILYLLMLMCVFVAIGSFFMLHNTRAAIEALIIGFLLSPYGIPMIGTVIIAFIQGINEAIKSI, from the coding sequence ATGAGATGGATAATAAAAATAATTTTATTTCCAATCAGCTTGCTGTTAAGTATTCTTACTGCATTTTTAACATTCTTGCTTAGCGTAGGAACAGCAATCCTATATTTGCTTATGCTGATGTGTGTATTTGTTGCCATAGGCTCATTCTTTATGCTACACAACACAAGAGCAGCAATAGAAGCACTCATTATAGGATTTCTACTAAGTCCTTACGGAATACCGATGATAGGAACTGTAATTATAGCTTTTATACAAGGAATCAATGAAGCCATAAAATCAATATAA
- a CDS encoding BRO-N domain-containing protein, whose product MSSLITFENMEFGKLTVMEKDGEFFFIGKEVAEKLGYSNTRDALVRHIAEEDKGVVKHDTLGGRQSFTIINESGLYSLILSSKLPQAKDFKRWVTTEVLPSIRKNGGYIKNQKK is encoded by the coding sequence ATGAGCAGTTTGATAACATTTGAAAATATGGAATTCGGGAAACTCACTGTAATGGAAAAAGACGGTGAGTTTTTCTTTATCGGAAAAGAAGTAGCCGAAAAACTGGGCTATTCAAACACGAGAGATGCTTTGGTAAGACACATTGCGGAAGAAGATAAGGGAGTCGTGAAACACGACACCCTTGGTGGTAGACAGTCATTTACGATAATCAACGAGTCCGGTCTTTACTCTCTTATCCTATCTTCCAAGTTACCACAGGCAAAGGACTTTAAAAGATGGGTAACCACAGAGGTATTGCCGAGTATTCGTAAGAATGGCGGATATATCAAAAATCAAAAAAAATGA
- a CDS encoding VirB6/TrbL-like conjugal transfer protein, CD1112 family, with amino-acid sequence MFGIFDKIEEFFKELLLGGIQANLESMFLDINNQVGKVAADVGKTPMGWNGEVFNFIKSINDSVIIPIAGLIITAVLCIELINMVMQKNNMHDTDTFDFFKYIIKMWIAVWLVSHAFEFSMAVFDVAQSMVNKAAGVINTSAVVSGDQIVQMVEALKDKGLGELIMILFETSLIKVAIQGISIVIMLVVYGRMFEIYVYSSVSAIPFATMGNKEWGQIGTNYIKGLFALGLQGLFLMVCLGIYAVLVKTIQITDIHTGTFTILGYAILLGLMMLKSGTLAKSVLNAH; translated from the coding sequence ATGTTTGGGATATTCGACAAGATAGAAGAATTTTTCAAGGAGCTTCTACTGGGCGGTATCCAAGCAAACTTAGAGTCCATGTTTCTTGACATCAACAATCAGGTTGGGAAAGTGGCAGCAGATGTAGGAAAAACTCCTATGGGATGGAACGGAGAAGTATTTAACTTTATCAAGAGTATTAACGACTCCGTCATTATTCCCATTGCAGGACTAATCATAACGGCAGTCCTTTGTATTGAGCTCATCAATATGGTCATGCAAAAGAACAATATGCACGATACGGACACCTTTGACTTTTTCAAATACATCATCAAGATGTGGATTGCTGTATGGTTAGTATCTCATGCCTTTGAATTTTCAATGGCGGTCTTTGATGTGGCACAAAGTATGGTAAACAAAGCGGCGGGGGTGATTAACACCTCTGCTGTTGTTTCTGGAGATCAAATTGTTCAGATGGTAGAAGCTTTAAAAGACAAGGGGCTTGGAGAACTCATTATGATTCTCTTTGAGACCTCACTCATTAAAGTTGCCATACAGGGAATCTCCATTGTTATCATGCTTGTTGTTTACGGAAGAATGTTTGAAATCTATGTTTACTCATCGGTTTCAGCCATACCGTTTGCGACAATGGGAAACAAAGAATGGGGACAGATCGGAACAAACTACATTAAAGGACTATTTGCCCTTGGACTGCAAGGACTCTTTTTAATGGTTTGCCTTGGAATTTACGCAGTATTAGTTAAGACAATACAGATTACAGACATTCATACCGGTACCTTTACGATACTCGGGTATGCAATTTTGCTGGGACTGATGATGTTAAAAAGCGGAACACTGGCAAAAAGTGTATTAAACGCACACTAA
- a CDS encoding DUF5301 domain-containing protein, producing the protein MKKYIGMIVVLVGMLYLTACGGEKQVELLLPNAENITEVEVTENSSNMSNKITSQEEIAKIITEIKEYSKSTNKESVNDQPINIDSYITMTFYHHNAENEQKEGCIYLYQEKGNSYVEQPYAGIWKLEDEVFSWIREDYLEK; encoded by the coding sequence ATGAAAAAATACATAGGAATGATAGTTGTTCTGGTAGGTATGTTGTACTTAACTGCTTGTGGTGGAGAAAAACAAGTAGAACTTTTGCTTCCAAACGCAGAAAATATCACAGAAGTTGAGGTGACGGAAAATAGTTCTAACATGTCTAATAAGATAACGAGCCAGGAAGAAATAGCAAAGATTATTACAGAAATCAAAGAATATTCAAAATCTACCAATAAAGAAAGCGTAAATGACCAACCTATTAATATTGATTCTTATATCACAATGACATTCTATCATCATAATGCAGAAAATGAACAAAAAGAAGGATGCATCTACTTATATCAAGAAAAAGGAAATAGTTATGTGGAACAACCTTATGCTGGAATATGGAAATTGGAAGATGAAGTGTTCTCTTGGATTAGGGAGGATTATTTGGAAAAATAG
- a CDS encoding PcfB family protein: MINEEIARKTLSLEIKAAKVTGKLLLNLLKKLIKEAEKLGGLEKLVKVNGNEVKLKDMAKKGQLEEIPVEEAELKELKKELNKYGVKFSVMKDKETGKYSVFFQAKDMKMMEKAFKNALATSERKAERKESIHKNIEKFKEMAKNTVSKDKVTNKQKEQSL, encoded by the coding sequence GTGATTAACGAAGAAATTGCAAGAAAGACACTAAGCCTTGAGATTAAGGCTGCCAAAGTAACCGGAAAACTTCTTTTAAATCTGTTGAAAAAACTGATAAAAGAAGCAGAGAAACTGGGAGGGCTTGAAAAACTCGTTAAAGTAAACGGAAATGAAGTCAAGCTCAAAGATATGGCGAAAAAAGGACAGCTTGAAGAAATACCGGTAGAAGAAGCGGAGCTTAAGGAACTGAAAAAAGAGCTTAACAAATATGGTGTTAAGTTTTCAGTGATGAAAGATAAGGAAACAGGCAAATACTCCGTATTTTTCCAAGCCAAAGATATGAAAATGATGGAGAAAGCCTTTAAAAATGCTCTTGCAACATCAGAAAGAAAGGCTGAGAGGAAAGAGTCCATTCACAAAAATATTGAGAAGTTTAAGGAGATGGCAAAAAATACTGTTTCTAAGGATAAAGTTACGAATAAACAAAAGGAGCAGAGCTTATGA
- a CDS encoding cysteine hydrolase family protein codes for MMKLLVVVDVQNDFVDGALGTKEAVEIIPYVREKVENFLGEVVYTMDTHDENYLLTQEGNKLPVKHCLKGSQGWQLREGIYRENSKIFEKIGFGSTDLVDYISVLGKTVESVEFVGICTDICVVSNAILLKAHFPELPIIVDSKGCAGVTPQTHQSALETMKMCQIEVI; via the coding sequence ATGATGAAATTATTAGTTGTTGTGGATGTTCAGAATGATTTTGTGGATGGTGCATTGGGAACCAAAGAAGCAGTTGAAATCATTCCGTATGTAAGAGAAAAAGTTGAAAATTTTCTTGGAGAAGTAGTATATACGATGGATACTCATGATGAAAACTATTTGTTGACACAAGAAGGGAACAAACTTCCGGTGAAGCATTGTCTGAAAGGTTCTCAAGGTTGGCAGCTCAGAGAAGGTATCTATCGTGAAAACAGTAAAATTTTTGAGAAAATAGGATTCGGTTCTACCGATTTGGTGGACTACATTTCAGTGCTTGGTAAAACAGTTGAAAGTGTTGAGTTTGTAGGAATCTGTACCGATATTTGTGTTGTGTCAAATGCGATTTTGTTAAAAGCACATTTTCCGGAACTACCAATCATTGTAGATAGTAAGGGGTGTGCCGGAGTTACTCCGCAAACACATCAAAGTGCGTTGGAAACCATGAAAATGTGTCAGATTGAAGTGATATAG
- a CDS encoding phage antirepressor Ant, with the protein MSNEEILANAVLLANHLIAEKEKIIEDLEPKAKYFDELVNNHMLTNFRNTAKELHIPQKVFIQFLIDQNLICWDKKNRLLPYAKNNKGYFEVKEWCKEGSEAVGIQTFVTPKGRSYLLLFIGGEKTRDR; encoded by the coding sequence ATGAGTAATGAAGAAATATTGGCAAATGCGGTACTCCTTGCCAATCACCTGATTGCTGAAAAAGAAAAAATCATAGAAGATTTAGAGCCGAAAGCCAAGTATTTTGATGAACTGGTGAATAACCATATGCTTACTAATTTCAGAAATACAGCAAAAGAGCTTCATATCCCACAAAAGGTATTTATTCAGTTTTTGATAGATCAGAACCTTATTTGTTGGGATAAGAAAAATAGACTTCTACCCTATGCCAAGAACAACAAAGGATATTTTGAAGTAAAGGAATGGTGCAAAGAAGGGAGCGAAGCGGTCGGAATACAGACCTTTGTAACACCGAAAGGCAGGAGCTACTTATTACTTTTTATTGGAGGTGAAAAGACTCGTGATAGATAA
- a CDS encoding DJ-1 family glyoxalase III produces MKRVIVYLANGFEEVEALTVVDYLRRVDIHVDMVSIHEEKMVEGSHNITVTADKVLSEIKDVTEYDGIVFPGGMPGATNLRDNPRVIEHVQLMNQKKKVIGAICAAPIVLGQANIIENRKITSYPGFQEVLKGSDYQEKVVCVDEHIVTSRGPATAVVFALKLIEVLIGKEESQKLADSILFSMVAKEF; encoded by the coding sequence ATGAAAAGAGTAATCGTGTATTTGGCAAACGGATTTGAAGAAGTGGAAGCATTGACAGTGGTTGATTATTTGAGAAGAGTAGATATTCATGTAGATATGGTATCTATCCATGAAGAAAAAATGGTGGAAGGTTCTCACAATATTACTGTAACGGCAGATAAAGTATTGTCCGAAATCAAAGATGTAACAGAGTACGATGGGATTGTTTTTCCGGGTGGAATGCCTGGAGCAACAAATTTGAGAGACAATCCCCGTGTGATTGAGCATGTGCAATTGATGAATCAAAAGAAAAAAGTGATTGGAGCAATTTGTGCAGCACCGATTGTTTTGGGACAGGCAAATATTATTGAAAATCGAAAAATTACTTCTTATCCGGGATTTCAAGAGGTATTGAAGGGAAGCGATTATCAAGAAAAGGTAGTTTGTGTCGATGAACATATCGTGACATCCAGGGGACCGGCTACAGCAGTGGTATTTGCATTGAAATTGATAGAAGTATTGATAGGAAAAGAAGAGTCTCAAAAATTGGCAGATTCTATTTTGTTTTCCATGGTTGCAAAAGAGTTCTAA
- a CDS encoding CPBP family intramembrane glutamic endopeptidase, giving the protein MKKTKPFFMLVIYFFSVVIPIFSVVVRALLPHVLHTTFSEPALIGIEYTLLFCITMSLYGKDVWDSFAYLKQKPFKKIFFVLFLYISSLLLLFVLLYVLDIPPEQTENNQIVLEYIKSVPFLWALILISVFGAIVEEVVFRHIMIGHFSKKIPTFLAVSLSMTCFVLLHSFHYPELVHYIPLTLMITTSYLVSEKNMSISFLFHFINNAISVIALYHQP; this is encoded by the coding sequence TTGAAAAAAACAAAACCATTTTTTATGCTTGTCATATACTTTTTTTCTGTTGTGATTCCTATTTTTTCAGTTGTTGTAAGAGCTCTATTGCCACATGTACTTCACACAACATTTTCAGAACCTGCTTTGATTGGAATAGAATACACTTTATTATTTTGTATCACAATGTCACTTTACGGAAAAGATGTTTGGGATTCGTTTGCTTACTTAAAACAAAAACCGTTCAAAAAAATATTCTTTGTTCTGTTTCTCTATATATCCAGTCTATTGTTGCTTTTTGTGTTATTGTATGTTTTGGATATCCCGCCGGAACAAACGGAGAACAATCAAATTGTATTGGAATATATCAAATCAGTTCCGTTTTTATGGGCATTGATTTTAATTTCCGTATTTGGAGCAATCGTAGAAGAAGTTGTTTTTCGTCATATCATGATAGGACATTTTTCGAAAAAAATTCCGACCTTCTTGGCTGTAAGTCTATCCATGACCTGCTTTGTACTCCTACACTCATTCCATTATCCGGAATTAGTGCACTACATTCCTCTCACGCTAATGATTACTACCTCATATCTTGTCAGCGAAAAAAATATGTCTATCAGCTTCCTATTTCATTTCATCAACAATGCGATTTCTGTCATTGCACTATACCATCAACCATAA
- a CDS encoding DUF6017 domain-containing protein: MSMYLFDEQPIVANKTLAREIGLNEALILQQINYWIEINKKSGNNFCDGRYWTYNSIRAWQEKDFDYMSFDTVKRTFAKLEKAGFLLVGNYNKDPRDKTKWYSINTEKLEELYIEIENKKKKEELQALEKAVPNALGQNAPMEKCKIHQCTSADCTNATEQNLPMQNGNMPQPLPENTTNNSSKITTDISSYNSTHHSVIDAEYSEPRKRMDGEAEIENKNIYQNCLDELRTQTGYYEHLELGNKFIVKDFDEILKILADIMILDDRELVTINQTKLPAHIVKERFRKLKSEHLEYLSDVIKENEYKIRNIRAFVLTAAYNAPSGIDAHYSALVSYDMRGGY; encoded by the coding sequence ATGAGTATGTATTTATTTGATGAACAACCTATCGTTGCAAATAAGACATTGGCAAGAGAGATAGGTTTAAATGAAGCTCTTATCTTACAGCAAATAAACTATTGGATAGAAATAAATAAGAAATCCGGCAATAACTTCTGTGACGGAAGATATTGGACATATAACTCAATAAGAGCATGGCAGGAAAAAGATTTTGACTATATGAGTTTCGATACTGTAAAAAGAACCTTTGCGAAGTTGGAAAAGGCAGGTTTTCTACTCGTAGGAAACTACAATAAAGATCCAAGAGATAAAACAAAATGGTACAGCATAAATACCGAAAAGCTGGAGGAACTTTATATTGAAATTGAGAACAAAAAGAAAAAAGAAGAATTACAAGCCTTAGAAAAAGCTGTGCCTAATGCATTAGGGCAAAATGCACCAATGGAAAAGTGCAAAATCCACCAATGCACAAGTGCAGATTGCACCAATGCAACAGAGCAAAATCTGCCAATGCAAAATGGCAATATGCCCCAACCATTACCAGAGAATACTACAAATAATTCATCAAAGATTACTACAGATATTTCATCATATAATTCCACCCATCATTCCGTCATAGATGCCGAGTATTCAGAACCAAGAAAAAGGATGGACGGAGAGGCGGAAATAGAAAACAAAAATATATATCAGAACTGCTTAGATGAGTTAAGAACACAGACAGGCTATTATGAACATCTTGAGTTGGGCAATAAATTTATAGTTAAAGACTTTGATGAGATATTAAAGATACTGGCAGATATTATGATACTTGATGATAGAGAGCTTGTTACAATCAATCAAACGAAGCTTCCGGCACATATAGTAAAAGAAAGATTTAGAAAACTTAAATCAGAGCATTTGGAGTATCTGTCAGATGTTATTAAGGAAAATGAATACAAGATTAGGAATATCAGAGCATTTGTCCTAACAGCAGCATATAATGCACCAAGTGGGATAGATGCACATTACTCTGCCCTTGTAAGCTATGATATGAGAGGAGGATATTGA
- a CDS encoding VirD4-like conjugal transfer protein, CD1115 family, with amino-acid sequence MIDKILKDIKGIFKVQDKAKFVKQNIPYLAFFYIGNIFSYHVRSYTGGDVIDRIFQGILELNTMSFLPSIYLVDILTGIGVAAIIKFIIYTKGKNAKKFRQGKEYGSARWGNKKDIEPYMDEKFQNNILLTQTERLTMNGRPSNPKYARNKNVLVIGGSGSGKTRFFVKPNLMQMHSSYCVTDPKGTIVLECGKMLEDNGYEIKILNTINFKKSMKYNPFAYLRSEKDILKLVQTIIANTKGEGEKAGEDFWVKAEKLYYTALIGYIFYEAPREEKNFATLLDMIDASEVREDDETYMNPIDRLFEALEKKEPTHFAVKQYRKYKLAAGKTAKSILISCGARLAPFDIQELRDLMKEDELELDTLGDRKTALFVIISDTDDTFNFVVSIMYSQLFNLLCDKADDVYGGRLPVHVRCLLDEFANIGLIPKFEKLIATIRSREISASIILQAQSQLKAIYKDNADTIVGNCDSTLFLGGKEKTTLKELSETLGKETIDLYNTSETRSNQKSFGLNYQKTGKELMSQDEITVMDGGKCIFQLRGVRPFLSDKFDITKHKNYKLLEDYDKKNLFDIESYMKRKGKAKLNRDTVITRMQ; translated from the coding sequence GTGATAGATAAAATATTAAAGGACATCAAAGGCATATTTAAGGTGCAAGATAAGGCAAAGTTTGTAAAACAAAACATTCCCTATCTTGCATTTTTCTATATTGGCAACATCTTCTCCTATCATGTGAGAAGTTATACCGGTGGAGATGTGATTGACAGGATATTTCAGGGGATATTAGAGCTTAATACAATGAGTTTTCTCCCAAGTATTTATTTGGTGGATATACTGACAGGAATAGGAGTTGCTGCTATAATTAAATTCATTATCTATACCAAAGGTAAAAATGCGAAAAAGTTTAGACAAGGGAAAGAGTACGGCTCGGCAAGATGGGGAAATAAAAAAGACATCGAGCCGTACATGGATGAAAAGTTTCAAAACAATATCTTGCTAACACAAACAGAACGATTAACCATGAACGGCAGACCGTCGAATCCAAAGTATGCAAGAAATAAGAATGTACTTGTCATAGGCGGATCAGGAAGTGGCAAGACTAGATTTTTTGTAAAACCAAACCTTATGCAAATGCACAGCAGCTATTGTGTAACCGATCCGAAAGGAACGATAGTTCTTGAGTGTGGCAAGATGCTTGAAGATAATGGCTATGAGATAAAAATCTTAAACACCATTAACTTCAAAAAGAGTATGAAATACAATCCCTTTGCTTATCTTAGAAGTGAAAAAGACATACTCAAATTGGTACAGACAATCATTGCAAACACCAAGGGCGAGGGAGAAAAAGCAGGTGAAGATTTTTGGGTGAAAGCCGAGAAACTTTACTATACAGCACTTATCGGATACATTTTCTATGAAGCTCCAAGAGAAGAAAAGAACTTTGCAACTCTCCTTGATATGATCGATGCGTCTGAGGTCAGAGAAGATGACGAAACATACATGAATCCGATAGACAGACTCTTTGAAGCATTGGAAAAGAAAGAGCCTACACACTTTGCAGTGAAGCAATACCGAAAATATAAACTTGCTGCCGGAAAAACAGCGAAAAGTATATTGATTAGCTGTGGTGCAAGGCTTGCTCCCTTTGATATTCAGGAACTTAGGGACTTGATGAAAGAAGATGAACTGGAGCTTGATACACTCGGAGATAGAAAGACTGCCCTCTTTGTTATTATCTCCGATACCGATGATACCTTTAACTTTGTGGTATCAATTATGTACTCACAGCTATTTAATCTTTTATGTGATAAAGCCGATGATGTATATGGTGGAAGATTGCCAGTTCATGTAAGATGCCTACTTGATGAGTTTGCAAATATCGGCTTAATTCCAAAGTTTGAAAAGCTGATTGCCACAATCCGAAGCCGAGAGATTTCAGCAAGTATTATATTGCAGGCACAATCTCAGTTAAAGGCAATCTACAAAGATAATGCCGACACGATTGTAGGTAACTGTGATAGTACCTTGTTTCTTGGTGGAAAAGAGAAAACAACATTAAAAGAACTTTCGGAAACACTGGGAAAAGAAACCATCGACCTATATAACACATCGGAAACAAGATCGAATCAAAAGAGTTTTGGGCTGAATTATCAAAAGACCGGTAAAGAGCTGATGAGCCAAGATGAAATAACCGTTATGGACGGCGGTAAATGTATCTTTCAGCTTAGAGGCGTCCGCCCTTTTCTATCGGATAAATTCGACATTACAAAACACAAGAACTATAAGCTCTTGGAGGACTATGACAAGAAGAATTTGTTTGATATTGAAAGCTACATGAAGCGAAAAGGAAAAGCAAAACTGAATAGAGATACGGTTATTACAAGAATGCAGTAA
- a CDS encoding PrgI family protein yields the protein MAYVPIPKDLKKVKTKVAFNLTKRQLIGFTLAGLVGIPVYLFMRKFVANDIAILFLIVSTLPIFFITLFEKDGLTFEKYFKYIYLHKFYQPQKRVRKEVYLEQQKKNSAAKAHAKRKGVKKGETGIKAR from the coding sequence ATGGCGTATGTACCAATCCCGAAAGACTTAAAGAAAGTAAAAACGAAGGTCGCTTTTAACTTAACCAAAAGACAGCTGATCGGATTTACTCTCGCAGGGCTGGTAGGAATACCGGTCTATTTATTTATGAGAAAGTTTGTAGCAAATGATATAGCGATTCTATTTCTCATCGTGTCTACACTTCCCATTTTTTTCATTACACTGTTTGAAAAAGACGGACTGACCTTTGAAAAATATTTTAAGTATATCTATTTACACAAGTTTTACCAACCGCAAAAGCGTGTGAGAAAGGAGGTTTACCTTGAACAGCAAAAGAAAAATTCAGCAGCTAAAGCTCATGCAAAACGAAAAGGCGTTAAGAAAGGAGAAACAGGAATTAAAGCAAGATAA
- a CDS encoding HD domain-containing protein: MKSIMELSEDECEKELTKHLKNNSKSKIEKTVAHSKRVLEICKKIVTYYDDDLEEEMKKLLYISAMFHDIAKFDDNKRHHEEAENVLKSMFQNDKQLKKDKQLEKDKQLEKVCRIIACHKGKFNPKDNILIPAAILRISDKIDKINKDKIDDFVDKYSSSMEKIKESFIKNGKDFEKFKEACDKVKIETEKIKILR, translated from the coding sequence TTGAAAAGTATTATGGAATTAAGTGAAGATGAATGCGAAAAAGAGCTCACAAAACATTTAAAAAATAATAGTAAGTCTAAAATTGAAAAAACGGTTGCCCATTCAAAAAGAGTATTAGAAATATGTAAAAAAATTGTTACTTATTATGATGATGATCTTGAAGAGGAAATGAAAAAATTACTTTATATTAGTGCAATGTTTCATGATATAGCTAAATTTGATGATAATAAACGACACCATGAAGAAGCAGAAAATGTGTTGAAAAGCATGTTTCAAAATGATAAACAGTTGAAAAAAGATAAACAGTTGGAAAAAGATAAACAGTTGGAAAAAGTTTGTAGAATAATAGCATGTCACAAAGGAAAATTTAATCCCAAAGACAATATTCTTATTCCTGCAGCTATTTTGAGAATATCAGATAAAATAGATAAAATAAATAAAGATAAAATTGATGATTTTGTTGATAAGTATTCATCAAGTATGGAGAAAATAAAAGAAAGTTTTATAAAAAATGGAAAAGATTTTGAGAAATTTAAAGAGGCTTGCGATAAAGTAAAAATCGAAACTGAAAAAATAAAAATTCTTAGATAA